A window of Drosophila santomea strain STO CAGO 1482 chromosome X, Prin_Dsan_1.1, whole genome shotgun sequence genomic DNA:
CGCGCAGGCTGAAGCGGATGCGGAGGTCAAAAGCGGCAACGTGTCGTGCAGCGTGCTGGATCCGGTATACCTGGAATGGGATGCACTGGTGAGTGTGCTGGACGGCGTGCTGAGCCGCATTCTCCTCGTGGCAGAACGACCCTCTGTGCCGGCAGGACTCCGACTCCTGGAAGAATGCCTCAAACTGGAGACAATCAACCCGCTGACCTACTCGATCCTGCTGTCCTGCATCTCGGCCCTGTTCGTCTTTCTGAGCATGTCCGCTTGCCAGATTACGGCCACCAACTGCGTGGCCATGAGCGGGGTAAGTCTGTTGCCGCGAGTGCTTGACAAGATCTTTCGAGCTCTGGTGATGAAGCCCCCCAACGAGCTGGAGAAGGTGCAGGCCAAGTCTGCCAAGAATCTTCGACGACACGCCGCCTCGCTGCTGGTGAAGTTGGCTCACAAGTAcccgctgttgctgctgcccgTTTTCGAGCAGATTAACGGGCACGTGGAGCTGTTGCTCAAGGAGCCCGGTCAGCATCAGCTGTGCCGTTTGATGCGCACCACGTTGCAGGAGGCGCTCATCCTAATCTCGAACCATTTCTGCGACTTCGAGCGGCAGACTCTGTTCATCGAGCACATCGTTCAGGACAAGCGGGCCGAGTGGCTGGCCTTTGGCGAAGCCCTCAAATCACCGCTGGACTTCATGAGCTTCGTGGGCCTGGACAAGCCGCCCATTTTCGCCGTGGAAGGAGCTCCCACGCTCCAAAACCGCTCACGCCTTTTAGACGCTCTGCACGTTGTGCTCGGCGTGGTCAAGCGCTGCACCTGGCCAGACGACCCGGAACGCGCCCAGCGCGGAGGATTTGTCATTGGCTGCACGGAGCTGGGCAACCCGATCTGCCGAAACCCAGCCACCAAGCACGTTGTACCGCTGCTGTCGCACGTGCTGAGCTTGATGCGTGTGCTCAATGAGCTGTTTGCTCCGGAGGCTTTGCAAGCACTTTCCGAGGGATATCGCGGAATCCATGGGATGATGGAGCACGAGAAGAAGCTTCTAATGGGCATTTGCGCACTGCCCACCGACCCCTTGGACACCACCATCCGCAGCGAGCCGACAGCCTTTGAGAAGATGCAGACATTCATGATGATGGTCACCGAGGGTTGCTATCATCTGATGGGCTCAGCAGGACCTTCGCTGGGACGCGATCTGTACCAGCTTATGGGGCTGTCTGACGCCATCGTGACGAATGTGTTCAGCCGCATGGACTTGGTGCCCGATTACCGCCTGCGCCCAATCATAAGGGTCTTCTTCAAGCCCTTCGTCTACTCGTGCCCGCCCAGCTTCTACGACAGCGTTCTGGTGCCGCTGTTTGCCCACTTGGCGCCATTGATGTGCGAACGCCTAACGCGCCGCTGGATCTACATCGCCTCGCTCTACGAGAGCGGACAGCTGAACGGCGAGGTAAACGACACGCAGGAGGTTCTGGAGGATCAGCTCAACCGCACGCTGACGCGCGAGTACCTGGACGTGCTGAAGATCGCGCTAGTGGGCGGCCAGATTGGGGCCGATCATGTGGCAGCTGGCGCCAATGCCAACAGCAACTCTGTGGCCATGGAGAACGAGGAGCACTCGATGGACAGCGCACCACAATCGCGGGCAAGCCAGTCGGCACTGCTCTCGGACATCATCAGCGACTTGGGCGGCAAGCTGCTGCGCAATGGACTCATTGGCAATTACGTGCTAATGACCTTGCTGAAGGCCATCGCCTGGAACGACGGCATGTGCAGCATGAAGGCTGTCAACATTGCGGCGCCTGTGATGCGATTCCTGGCCGCCGAGAAACTGATGGACGAGAACAAGGCCGTCACTGCCTTCACCGCCGTCCTGCAGGGCATGCAAGTGCACGGGCAGCACGAGGCCAACCAATCGGGTCTTGTGACGCTGGGCGTGCAGTTCTACGAGCTGCTGCGTCCGCAGTTCCCCATTCTCAGCGAAGTGCTGCAGCATATCCCCAGCGTGAATGCGGCCGACATTCAAAAGTTCGACGAAAAGATCGCCGTGGCGCCCGTCAAGGGCAACAAAGTGGATCGCGCCAAGAAGGACATATTCAAGAAGCTCACCGTCCAGCTGGTCGGGCGTAGCGTGAACCAGTTGTTCCGGCACGAGGTGCAGATCGCCAACCTCCCGCCCATGCAGTCGCACAAGGCCAAGGGAGCCATGGGCACCACAGCGGACATCATGGATAGCAATCAGAACGCCAGTCTGGCCAGGCTCTTTGGACCGGAGAAGTGACAGGGACCGCAGCGGAAGCAGAAAACGagaaacacaaacaaacaggAACCGAGAAGCAGGAGGAGGCGTCGCAGCGGAGGCGGCGCCACCAGCGACCCCACCTCGTTCCTGGTCGAGGACCAGGAACAGGAGCACGTCGAGACCACGGCCACCTCAGCTGCCAAACTAGCGACGACTGAACTGAAAGTAATTGTAAACTAGCTTAGATGATGAGTTCGCACCATAGCAGAATCCGCATCGCACGTCCTCGCCCGTGTCCAAGCCCATGACCCAGTCCTTGTCCCAGTCCCAAGCAGATCCTAaacttattaatttatttattttaaaaactaaatttaacGCGCAACCGCATGTAACACCTTTCTTGAATTAGTCTTCAGCGGCCATCGCCAACGTTAACGCCACCGTTTCGATCCGAACCGTTTCCTCCAGCAGGAGGAAAATGGTGACTCGTGACTTGTTACTgctttgttatttattattcggAATTTGTTAAACTTGTTTGCACAAAGAAACTAGAATCGATAGTTGCCAATACTCCGGCCCACAGCCCTCAATTCCCAATCCTGAATCCTCGGTGACCCAAGCTCCTTAGCCCTTGTCCTTTGGTCCTCGACCCAGGTCCTTCGCAGTGACGCCAGAAGCCCTTTTTATACatagttaattaattaacgAATGAATTGTGCTTTCCCCGTTTTGTATAGTTACCTATGCGCAGGCATActgtaatttatatatttgtatacatCTATCATTTGAAGGAACATTTCTAAAATTACGCTTAGGCTTAGTTGATAGGCAAAgagttattattatataatacaTCAATCTGTATATGAACACACATCCCGCACCGCGAATGCATCATGCATTTggcattataataattataaccCAAAACACACACCGGGATACTAAGAACATGAAATCGAAGCGGCAGACCgcgcaaaaacacaaaatcgaaataagctgataaatttgaaataaatttacaaattcAAAGTGAAATCGACTTGTTtta
This region includes:
- the LOC120457080 gene encoding exportin-5, producing MAMAQHGGTEALAAELASAVDLIMHPMTQQQARLEAYMACERFKEESPMCAQVGLFLASSPQSNQQVRHFGLQLIEYTIKFRWNCITHEEKVYIKDNAIKMLNVGVGPAEDRTLLPTKDALSRIIVEMIKREWPQQWSDLLPELSQACTKGEAQTELVLLVFLRLVEDVALLQTIESNQRRKDMYQALNNNMNDIFEFFLRLVEQHVNAFRETTRLCNFTKANAHSRVVEMVLLTLSGFVEWVSIQHIMSSNGKLMHFLCILLNDKAFQCNAAECLAQITNRKGQTKERKPLLQLFNEEPLRYIYQASQIPADTSSTLAVEQHHNFLKKLLQVLNGMAQQLVALWGKDDATQRPVHLEVLLECLLLLVQHPSLAVSHGSALIWQLLLKHEPCSKDFAMVNYIPKLIHTIAPRIVKLPYPASTSSPASLSTEAYIRLEYDSEEEFALYFFRCRTDFLEIFRLATLVQPLVTYGYCEQWLQQRLRNAQAEADAEVKSGNVSCSVLDPVYLEWDALVSVLDGVLSRILLVAERPSVPAGLRLLEECLKLETINPLTYSILLSCISALFVFLSMSACQITATNCVAMSGVSLLPRVLDKIFRALVMKPPNELEKVQAKSAKNLRRHAASLLVKLAHKYPLLLLPVFEQINGHVELLLKEPGQHQLCRLMRTTLQEALILISNHFCDFERQTLFIEHIVQDKRAEWLAFGEALKSPLDFMSFVGLDKPPIFAVEGAPTLQNRSRLLDALHVVLGVVKRCTWPDDPERAQRGGFVIGCTELGNPICRNPATKHVVPLLSHVLSLMRVLNELFAPEALQALSEGYRGIHGMMEHEKKLLMGICALPTDPLDTTIRSEPTAFEKMQTFMMMVTEGCYHLMGSAGPSLGRDLYQLMGLSDAIVTNVFSRMDLVPDYRLRPIIRVFFKPFVYSCPPSFYDSVLVPLFAHLAPLMCERLTRRWIYIASLYESGQLNGEVNDTQEVLEDQLNRTLTREYLDVLKIALVGGQIGADHVAAGANANSNSVAMENEEHSMDSAPQSRASQSALLSDIISDLGGKLLRNGLIGNYVLMTLLKAIAWNDGMCSMKAVNIAAPVMRFLAAEKLMDENKAVTAFTAVLQGMQVHGQHEANQSGLVTLGVQFYELLRPQFPILSEVLQHIPSVNAADIQKFDEKIAVAPVKGNKVDRAKKDIFKKLTVQLVGRSVNQLFRHEVQIANLPPMQSHKAKGAMGTTADIMDSNQNASLARLFGPEK